A genomic region of Streptomyces rimosus contains the following coding sequences:
- the sufU gene encoding Fe-S cluster assembly sulfur transfer protein SufU — protein sequence MKLDSMYQDVILDHYKHPHGRGLRDGDAEVHHVNPTCGDEITLRVRLNGATVEDVSYEGQGCSISQASASVLNDLLVGKELGEAQKIQETFLELMQSRGQLEPDDAMEEVLEDAVAFAGVSKYPARVKCALLSWMAWKDATAKALSEEAKTA from the coding sequence GTGAAGCTGGATTCCATGTACCAGGACGTCATCCTGGACCACTACAAGCACCCCCATGGGCGCGGTCTGCGGGACGGCGACGCCGAGGTGCACCACGTCAACCCGACCTGCGGTGACGAGATCACCCTGCGCGTACGGCTCAACGGTGCGACCGTGGAAGACGTGTCGTACGAGGGCCAGGGCTGCTCCATCAGCCAGGCCAGCGCGTCCGTGCTCAACGACCTGCTGGTCGGCAAGGAGCTGGGCGAGGCGCAGAAGATCCAGGAGACCTTCCTGGAGCTGATGCAGTCCCGCGGCCAGCTGGAGCCGGACGATGCCATGGAGGAGGTGCTGGAGGACGCGGTGGCGTTCGCCGGCGTCTCGAAGTACCCCGCCCGCGTCAAGTGCGCCCTGCTGAGCTGGATGGCTTGGAAGGACGCCACCGCCAAGGCCCTCTCCGAGGAGGCGAAGACCGCATGA
- the sufC gene encoding Fe-S cluster assembly ATPase SufC — MATLEIHDLHVSVEAENGSREILKGVDLTVKQGETHAIMGPNGSGKSTLAYSLAGHPKYTITGGTVTLDGEDVLEMSVDERARAGVFLAMQYPVEVPGVSVSNFLRTSATAIRGEAPKLRTWVKEVKEAMERLSMDPAFAERNVNEGFSGGEKKRHEILQLELLKPKIAILDETDSGLDVDALRIVSEGVNRVRESGDVGTLLITHYTRILRYIKPDHVHVFANGRIAESGGPELADKLEAEGYEAYVKGGATA, encoded by the coding sequence ATGGCAACGCTTGAGATCCACGACCTGCACGTCTCCGTCGAAGCCGAGAACGGCTCGCGCGAGATCCTGAAGGGCGTCGACCTGACCGTGAAGCAGGGCGAGACGCACGCCATCATGGGCCCCAACGGCTCCGGCAAGTCCACCCTCGCCTACTCGCTGGCGGGTCACCCCAAGTACACGATCACCGGCGGCACCGTCACCCTCGACGGCGAGGACGTCCTGGAGATGTCCGTCGACGAGCGCGCCCGCGCCGGCGTCTTCCTCGCCATGCAGTACCCGGTCGAGGTGCCCGGCGTCTCCGTCTCCAACTTCCTGCGTACCTCCGCCACCGCCATCCGCGGCGAGGCCCCCAAGCTGCGTACCTGGGTCAAGGAGGTCAAGGAGGCCATGGAGCGGCTGTCCATGGACCCGGCCTTCGCCGAGCGCAACGTCAACGAGGGCTTCTCCGGCGGTGAGAAGAAGCGCCACGAGATCCTCCAGCTGGAGCTGCTCAAGCCGAAGATCGCGATCCTCGACGAGACCGACTCCGGCCTGGACGTCGACGCGCTGCGGATCGTCTCCGAGGGCGTCAACCGTGTCCGTGAGTCCGGCGACGTGGGCACCCTGCTGATCACCCACTACACCCGGATTCTCCGTTACATCAAGCCCGACCACGTGCATGTCTTCGCCAACGGCCGGATCGCCGAGTCCGGCGGCCCGGAGCTGGCGGACAAGCTGGAGGCCGAGGGCTACGAGGCGTACGTGAAGGGTGGCGCAACCGCGTGA
- a CDS encoding cysteine desulfurase, translating to MTKLPGLLDTEAIRKDFPILDRQIHDGKKVVYLDNAATSQKPRQVLDALNGYYERYNANVHRGVHVLAEEATALYEGARDKVAAFINAPSRDEVIFTKNASESLNLVANMLGWADEPYRVDQDTEIVITEMEHHSNIVPWQLLSQRTGAKLKWFGLTDDGRLDLDTIDEVITDRTKIVSFTLVSNLMGTVNPVEAIIRRAQEVGALVCIDASQAAPHMPLDVQALQADFVAFTGHKMCGPTGIGVLWGRQELLEDLPPFLGGGEMIETVSMHSSTYAPAPHKFEAGTPPIAQAVGLGAAVDYLTSIGMENIAAHEHAMTEYAVRRLLEVPDLRIIGPSTAEDRGATISFTLGDIHPHDVGQVLDEQGIAVRVGHHCARPVCLRYGIPATTRASFYLYSTPAEVDALVEGLEHVRNFFG from the coding sequence GTGACGAAGCTGCCGGGCCTCCTCGACACAGAGGCGATCCGCAAGGACTTCCCGATCCTGGATCGACAGATCCACGACGGGAAGAAGGTCGTGTACCTGGACAACGCGGCCACCTCCCAAAAGCCCCGCCAGGTGCTGGACGCGCTGAACGGGTACTACGAGCGCTACAACGCCAACGTCCACCGCGGTGTGCACGTGCTCGCCGAGGAGGCCACGGCGCTGTACGAGGGCGCGCGCGACAAGGTCGCCGCGTTCATCAACGCGCCGAGCCGCGACGAGGTGATCTTCACCAAGAACGCCTCCGAGTCGCTCAACCTCGTCGCGAACATGCTCGGCTGGGCGGACGAGCCGTACCGCGTCGACCAGGACACCGAGATCGTCATCACGGAGATGGAGCACCACTCCAACATCGTGCCGTGGCAGCTGCTCTCGCAGCGCACCGGCGCGAAGCTGAAGTGGTTCGGGCTGACCGACGACGGCCGGCTCGACCTGGACACGATCGACGAGGTCATCACCGACCGCACGAAGATCGTTTCCTTCACGCTGGTCTCCAACCTGATGGGCACCGTCAACCCGGTCGAGGCGATCATCCGCCGCGCCCAGGAGGTCGGCGCGCTGGTCTGCATCGACGCCTCGCAGGCCGCCCCGCACATGCCGCTGGACGTGCAGGCGCTCCAGGCGGACTTCGTGGCCTTCACCGGCCACAAGATGTGCGGTCCGACCGGCATCGGCGTCCTGTGGGGCCGCCAGGAACTCCTGGAGGACCTGCCCCCGTTCCTCGGCGGCGGCGAAATGATCGAGACGGTGTCCATGCACTCCTCGACCTACGCCCCCGCGCCGCACAAGTTCGAGGCGGGCACGCCCCCGATCGCGCAGGCCGTCGGCCTCGGCGCGGCCGTGGACTACCTCACCTCGATCGGCATGGAGAACATCGCCGCGCACGAGCACGCCATGACGGAGTACGCCGTCCGGCGCCTGCTGGAGGTCCCTGACCTGCGCATCATCGGCCCCTCCACGGCCGAGGACCGCGGCGCGACGATCTCCTTCACGCTCGGTGACATCCACCCGCACGACGTGGGCCAGGTGCTGGACGAGCAGGGCATCGCGGTCCGGGTCGGCCACCACTGCGCACGGCCGGTGTGCCTGCGCTACGGAATTCCCGCGACCACGCGAGCGTCTTTCTACCTGTACTCCACTCCGGCCGAGGTCGACGCCCTGGTCGAGGGGCTGGAGCACGTCCGCAACTTCTTCGGATGA
- a CDS encoding tetratricopeptide repeat protein, whose product MEHSRQPSGARAAFADAVRDAMNKIACEGAGKPTQEQIARATQHRNRHPVSKSAISAWRRGDRLPSSLAALNSFLSALEEVASLPPGRLERAGWARLYQQATNEGAPEQRPQAAILRVRDADPLQLMVHRARTTADGDAVPPYIPRDIDPAVRSALIRSAEHGGAVLLVGDSTAGKTRCAFEAMASTLPRHLLIVPRCAADASEAAATVVRLSNEGERCILWLNDMERYLGSGRLGLREIHALLTSRAVVLGTMRSRVRQNFPEDELLRISEEFEVRRLWSENELERARQQLRRHRDARLQLALTQADNFGIAETLATGPQLWKELKAAAVVNGNPRGAALVWAAIDLTLAGLTDPLPVTLLEALHEDYLPGRNKSLIGPEPFEEALSWATTPRDAVTRLLIQEDDGLRPFEYLLDAHLREHKPSPQLLPEKVWQITLEAGTADQQRFSVAFAAYANSRVDVSRRALQPLTEAGDVQVIRTLGLLYEKDDRAEAARWLHLSADSGDTLSLRLLGDLHFRGQERSEANNWYRKAAEAGDELAQSYFNGPAAPLTPTSHSPTSGSPQSEMIEDDEWSEDDYGPTPRTLRILQAAFTILADMAYDELKNIGDTRVDLNGNYSFPYSRMPVLTWSQDHKWRRQMARCFDDLAGDIQAGEWPLPTCTAEEIAMHLTVELASSLVVDNPELVNDLVQGIDEEPGDYDWHQCLDSFLEDTDVLFLFQPWAQGIEDPDSHINQMLGIASLEADQWFVPFRDGDTRDPGRGFRR is encoded by the coding sequence ATGGAACACAGCAGGCAACCGTCGGGCGCTCGCGCAGCTTTCGCCGACGCCGTCCGGGACGCGATGAACAAGATCGCTTGCGAAGGAGCGGGGAAGCCCACACAGGAGCAGATCGCCAGAGCCACCCAGCACAGGAACCGGCACCCGGTGAGCAAGAGCGCCATCAGCGCTTGGCGCAGGGGAGACAGACTGCCTTCGTCCTTAGCCGCCCTCAACTCATTCCTGTCCGCTCTCGAAGAAGTGGCCTCGCTCCCTCCAGGCCGGCTCGAACGTGCTGGCTGGGCTCGGCTGTACCAACAGGCCACCAACGAGGGCGCTCCCGAACAGCGCCCGCAAGCCGCGATTCTACGAGTTCGGGACGCGGACCCACTGCAGCTCATGGTGCATCGAGCCCGCACAACCGCAGACGGGGACGCCGTACCTCCGTACATCCCCCGAGACATCGATCCTGCCGTACGCAGCGCCCTCATCCGCTCCGCCGAGCACGGTGGGGCGGTTCTACTGGTTGGCGATTCAACAGCCGGCAAGACTCGCTGCGCCTTCGAAGCGATGGCCAGCACTCTGCCCCGGCATCTGCTCATCGTGCCCAGGTGCGCGGCAGATGCCTCCGAAGCGGCCGCGACAGTCGTCCGGCTCTCCAACGAGGGCGAGCGGTGCATTCTATGGCTCAACGATATGGAGCGGTACCTCGGCTCCGGGAGGCTCGGGCTCAGAGAGATACACGCTCTGCTCACCTCCCGGGCCGTTGTTCTCGGGACTATGCGATCACGCGTCAGGCAGAATTTTCCAGAGGATGAACTTCTTCGAATCTCGGAGGAATTCGAGGTACGACGCCTGTGGTCGGAAAATGAGCTTGAGCGCGCACGCCAGCAACTACGCCGCCATCGCGACGCGCGACTCCAACTGGCTCTCACCCAAGCGGATAATTTCGGCATCGCGGAAACTCTGGCCACGGGCCCTCAACTTTGGAAGGAGTTGAAGGCTGCGGCAGTGGTCAATGGAAACCCCCGTGGTGCTGCTCTGGTGTGGGCAGCCATCGATTTGACACTGGCAGGCTTGACCGATCCGCTACCCGTCACGTTGCTGGAGGCGCTTCATGAAGACTATCTCCCTGGACGAAACAAGAGCCTGATCGGGCCTGAACCATTCGAAGAAGCACTTTCCTGGGCCACCACTCCGCGGGACGCGGTTACCCGCCTCCTCATACAGGAAGATGACGGGTTACGCCCCTTCGAATACCTGCTGGACGCCCACCTACGGGAACATAAGCCTTCTCCGCAACTGCTGCCAGAGAAAGTCTGGCAAATCACACTGGAAGCGGGCACAGCAGATCAGCAGCGCTTCAGCGTCGCTTTCGCTGCTTACGCCAACTCCCGCGTGGATGTCAGTCGGCGCGCGCTGCAGCCATTGACCGAGGCCGGTGATGTCCAGGTCATACGCACCCTGGGCTTGCTGTACGAGAAGGATGACCGAGCAGAGGCCGCTCGGTGGCTCCACCTCTCAGCCGATTCCGGCGACACACTCTCTCTACGGCTCCTCGGGGATCTCCATTTCCGAGGACAGGAAAGAAGTGAAGCAAACAACTGGTACAGAAAAGCCGCCGAGGCAGGTGACGAACTCGCACAATCCTACTTCAACGGCCCCGCAGCCCCCCTCACTCCGACTTCTCATTCACCCACCTCTGGCTCCCCGCAAAGCGAAATGATAGAGGATGACGAATGGAGTGAAGATGACTATGGCCCTACGCCACGAACACTGCGTATCCTTCAAGCGGCATTTACCATACTCGCCGACATGGCCTATGACGAATTGAAAAACATTGGTGACACGCGAGTCGACCTGAATGGTAACTATTCATTCCCTTACAGCAGGATGCCTGTACTGACCTGGAGCCAGGACCACAAGTGGCGTCGTCAAATGGCTCGCTGCTTCGACGATTTGGCCGGCGACATCCAGGCAGGAGAATGGCCACTCCCCACGTGCACTGCCGAGGAAATCGCGATGCACTTGACTGTGGAGCTAGCATCTTCCTTGGTGGTGGATAACCCTGAACTCGTCAACGATCTTGTGCAAGGAATAGACGAAGAGCCAGGCGATTATGATTGGCATCAGTGCTTGGACTCATTCCTGGAGGACACCGATGTCCTCTTTCTGTTCCAGCCTTGGGCGCAAGGCATCGAAGACCCTGACAGTCACATCAATCAGATGCTCGGTATCGCGAGTTTGGAGGCCGACCAATGGTTCGTCCCGTTCCGCGATGGCGACACCCGTGATCCCGGACGGGGCTTCCGCCGCTGA
- a CDS encoding TetR/AcrR family transcriptional regulator, whose amino-acid sequence MPRRYDPDRRQRIIDAAIRVVAGRGIAGLSHRAVAAEADVPLGSTTYHFASLDDLLIAALRQVNGEWLAGIEAWVRGVDPDVPLADELTRLVEESLGGDRSRVELEYELYLAALRHEAVRPLAAECLDTMAELLRRRTGDAGTARALVGLIDGLMLQHLLTGREFDRAEVRDAVARVIG is encoded by the coding sequence ATGCCCCGCCGTTACGATCCCGACCGGCGGCAGCGGATCATCGACGCGGCGATCCGGGTGGTGGCCGGGCGGGGCATCGCCGGGCTCAGCCACCGTGCGGTGGCCGCCGAGGCGGACGTACCGCTCGGTTCGACCACGTACCACTTCGCCTCGCTGGACGATCTGCTGATCGCGGCGCTGCGACAGGTCAACGGGGAGTGGCTGGCCGGGATCGAGGCGTGGGTGCGGGGCGTGGACCCGGACGTTCCGCTCGCGGACGAGCTGACGCGGCTGGTCGAGGAGTCGCTGGGCGGGGACCGGTCGCGGGTGGAGCTGGAGTACGAGCTGTACCTCGCGGCCCTGCGGCACGAGGCGGTGCGGCCGCTCGCGGCCGAATGCCTCGACACGATGGCCGAGCTGCTGCGGCGGCGGACCGGCGACGCGGGGACCGCGCGGGCGCTGGTCGGGCTGATCGACGGGCTGATGTTGCAACATCTGCTGACGGGGCGGGAGTTCGACCGCGCGGAGGTGCGGGACGCGGTGGCGCGGGTGATCGGCTGA
- a CDS encoding helix-turn-helix transcriptional regulator produces the protein MKYASEDQEGTAARPAGGPDRPAPARAARSAPGAAPSHDEQRGTRNRVARSILDHGPSTAAELALRLELTQAAVRRHLDALVAENVVEPREKRVYGARTRGRPAKVFALTDCGRDAFDQSYDQLAADALRWIAESAGGGELGEAAIAAFARARFAALAESYRHAVEAAAPEGRTKALAEALTADGYAATARSAPSHQLGEQLCQHHCPVAHVAEQFPQLCEAETEVFSRLLGTHVQRLATIAHGDGVCTTFVPKGRQSAGKAAHRTTKTTTASASTAGRNPA, from the coding sequence GTGAAATACGCGAGCGAGGACCAGGAAGGCACCGCGGCCCGGCCGGCCGGCGGGCCGGACCGCCCCGCGCCCGCGAGGGCCGCGCGGTCCGCCCCCGGCGCCGCGCCGTCCCACGACGAACAGCGGGGCACGCGCAACCGCGTCGCGCGCTCCATCCTCGACCACGGTCCGTCCACCGCGGCCGAGCTGGCCCTCCGGCTGGAGCTGACCCAGGCGGCCGTCCGCCGCCACCTCGACGCCCTCGTCGCGGAGAACGTCGTCGAGCCCCGCGAGAAGCGCGTCTACGGCGCCCGCACCCGCGGCCGCCCCGCCAAGGTCTTCGCGCTCACCGACTGCGGCCGGGACGCCTTCGACCAGTCCTACGACCAGCTCGCGGCCGACGCGCTGCGCTGGATCGCGGAGAGCGCGGGCGGCGGCGAGCTGGGCGAGGCCGCCATCGCGGCGTTCGCCCGCGCCCGCTTCGCGGCCCTCGCCGAGAGCTACCGTCACGCCGTCGAGGCCGCCGCCCCCGAGGGCCGCACGAAGGCACTCGCCGAGGCATTGACCGCGGACGGGTACGCTGCTACGGCACGCAGCGCGCCCAGTCATCAGCTAGGTGAGCAGCTCTGCCAGCACCACTGCCCGGTCGCCCACGTCGCCGAGCAGTTCCCGCAGCTGTGCGAGGCGGAGACCGAGGTCTTCTCCCGCCTGCTGGGGACCCATGTGCAACGCCTTGCCACCATCGCCCACGGCGACGGTGTCTGCACGACCTTCGTCCCGAAGGGCCGACAGAGCGCCGGCAAGGCCGCCCACCGCACCACCAAGACCACCACAGCTTCTGCAAGCACGGCCGGGAGGAACCCCGCATGA
- a CDS encoding VOC family protein, translating to MAVSLYLLAVDAHDLKGLATFWARVLDWRIVHEDDEEVIIAADENALPGIIFLSVPEEKAGKNRLHIDLAPDDQAAEVERIIGLGARRVDVGQGEVSWVVLADPEGNEFCVLRPKKSLLG from the coding sequence ATGGCCGTTTCTCTTTACCTGTTAGCCGTCGACGCCCACGACCTCAAAGGACTCGCCACCTTCTGGGCCCGCGTCCTGGACTGGCGCATCGTGCACGAGGACGACGAAGAGGTGATCATCGCCGCCGACGAGAACGCCCTCCCCGGCATCATCTTCCTGTCCGTCCCCGAGGAAAAGGCAGGCAAGAACCGCCTGCACATCGACCTCGCCCCGGACGACCAGGCGGCCGAGGTCGAGCGGATCATCGGCCTCGGGGCGCGGCGGGTGGACGTGGGGCAGGGGGAGGTGTCGTGGGTGGTGCTGGCGGACCCCGAGGGCAACGAATTCTGCGTGCTGAGGCCGAAGAAGTCGTTGCTGGGCTGA
- the sufB gene encoding Fe-S cluster assembly protein SufB gives MTLPTETAHPELEGLGTYEYGWADSDVAGASAKRGLSEDVVRDISAKKNEPEWMLKLRLKGLKLFGKKPMPNWGSDLSGIDFDNIKYFVRSTEQQAASWEDLPEDIKNTYDKLGIPEAEKQRLVAGVAAQYESEVVYHQIREDLEQQGVIFLDTDTALKEHPELFKEYFGTVIPAGDNKFASLNTAVWSGGSFIYVPKGVHVDIPLQAYFRINTENMGQFERTLIIVDEDAYVHYVEGCTAPIYKSDSLHSAVVEIIVKKGGRCRYTTIQNWSNNVYNLVTKRAVAYEGATMEWVDGNIGSKVTMKYPAVYLMGEHAKGETLSIAFAGEGQHQDAGAKMVHMAPHTSSNIVSKSVARAGGRTSYRGLIEIGEGAEGSKSNVLCDALLVDTISRSDTYPYVDVREDDVTMGHEATVSKVSDDQLFYLMARGLSEDEAMAMIVRGFVEPIARELPMEYALELNRLIELQMEGAVG, from the coding sequence ATGACTCTCCCCACGGAGACTGCTCACCCCGAGCTCGAGGGCCTGGGCACGTACGAGTACGGCTGGGCCGACTCCGACGTGGCCGGCGCCTCTGCCAAGCGCGGCCTGTCCGAGGACGTCGTCCGCGACATCTCGGCGAAGAAGAACGAGCCCGAGTGGATGCTCAAGCTCCGCCTCAAGGGCCTCAAGCTCTTCGGCAAGAAGCCCATGCCGAACTGGGGCTCGGACCTCTCGGGCATCGACTTCGACAACATCAAGTACTTCGTGCGCTCCACGGAGCAGCAGGCCGCCTCCTGGGAGGACCTGCCCGAGGACATCAAGAACACCTACGACAAGCTGGGCATCCCCGAGGCGGAGAAGCAGCGGCTGGTCGCCGGTGTCGCGGCGCAGTACGAGTCCGAGGTCGTCTACCACCAGATCCGCGAGGACCTGGAGCAGCAGGGCGTCATCTTCCTGGACACCGACACCGCGCTCAAGGAGCACCCGGAGCTCTTCAAGGAGTACTTCGGCACGGTGATCCCGGCCGGCGACAACAAGTTCGCCTCGCTGAACACCGCGGTCTGGTCCGGCGGCTCGTTCATCTACGTCCCCAAGGGCGTGCACGTGGACATCCCGCTCCAGGCGTACTTCCGCATCAACACCGAGAACATGGGCCAGTTCGAGCGGACGCTGATCATCGTCGACGAGGACGCCTACGTCCACTACGTCGAGGGCTGCACCGCCCCGATCTACAAGTCCGACTCGCTGCACTCCGCGGTCGTCGAGATCATCGTGAAGAAGGGCGGCCGCTGCCGCTACACGACGATCCAGAACTGGTCGAACAACGTCTACAACCTGGTCACCAAGCGCGCCGTCGCCTACGAGGGCGCGACCATGGAGTGGGTCGACGGCAACATCGGCTCCAAGGTGACGATGAAGTACCCGGCCGTCTACCTGATGGGCGAGCACGCCAAGGGCGAGACCCTGTCCATCGCCTTCGCGGGCGAGGGCCAGCACCAGGACGCCGGCGCCAAGATGGTCCACATGGCCCCGCACACCTCGTCCAACATCGTCTCGAAGTCGGTGGCGCGGGCCGGCGGCCGCACGTCCTACCGCGGTCTGATCGAGATCGGCGAGGGCGCCGAGGGCTCCAAGTCCAACGTGCTGTGCGACGCCCTGCTGGTCGACACGATCTCCCGCTCGGACACCTACCCGTACGTGGACGTCCGCGAGGACGACGTGACCATGGGCCACGAGGCGACCGTCTCCAAGGTCAGCGACGACCAGCTCTTCTACCTGATGGCGCGCGGCCTGTCCGAGGACGAGGCGATGGCGATGATCGTGCGCGGCTTCGTGGAGCCGATCGCCCGCGAGCTGCCCATGGAGTACGCGCTGGAGCTGAACCGGCTGATCGAGCTGCAGATGGAAGGCGCGGTCGGCTGA
- a CDS encoding metal-sulfur cluster assembly factor, which produces MTENAVTTKPASEEEVREALYDVVDPELGIDVVNLGLIYGIHVDDANIATVDMTLTSAACPLTDVIEDQARSATDGIVSELKINWVWMPPWGPDKITDEGREQLRALGFNV; this is translated from the coding sequence ATGACCGAGAACGCAGTGACCACGAAGCCGGCTTCGGAGGAAGAGGTCCGCGAGGCCCTGTACGACGTCGTCGACCCCGAGCTGGGCATCGACGTCGTCAACCTGGGCCTGATCTACGGCATCCACGTGGACGACGCCAACATCGCCACCGTCGACATGACGCTCACCTCGGCGGCCTGCCCGCTGACCGACGTCATCGAGGACCAGGCACGGTCCGCCACGGACGGCATCGTCAGCGAACTCAAGATCAACTGGGTCTGGATGCCGCCGTGGGGCCCCGACAAGATCACGGACGAGGGCCGCGAGCAGCTGCGCGCGCTGGGTTTCAACGTCTGA
- a CDS encoding DMT family transporter, with amino-acid sequence MVYVTLAGAILSEILATTAMKYSDGFSRLWPSLGTALGYVVAFALLAKTLKTMDVGTAYAIWSGAGTAVVAAIGMVFLGEAATAARIIGVLLVIAGVVVLNLGGAH; translated from the coding sequence ATGGTGTACGTGACGCTGGCCGGGGCGATCCTCTCCGAGATTCTTGCGACGACCGCGATGAAGTACAGCGACGGGTTCAGCAGGCTGTGGCCCTCGCTCGGGACCGCGCTGGGGTACGTCGTCGCGTTCGCGCTGCTCGCGAAGACGCTGAAGACCATGGATGTCGGGACGGCGTACGCGATCTGGTCCGGGGCGGGGACGGCCGTCGTGGCGGCGATCGGGATGGTGTTCCTCGGGGAGGCGGCGACCGCCGCGCGGATCATCGGGGTGCTGCTCGTGATCGCGGGCGTCGTGGTGCTGAATCTGGGCGGGGCGCACTGA
- the sufD gene encoding Fe-S cluster assembly protein SufD produces MAEAQTIPAGSTTTGSIAVAAESTVATRMSAPPSYDVADFPVPHGREEEWRFTPLARLKGLHDGTAVASGADLKVDITAPEGVTHELVERDDPRVGKAGKPVDRVAAQAYSSFEKASVVTVPKETVLTEPIRIAVHGEGGTAFGHQVIELGAFAEAVVVMDHTGDATLAANVDYIIGDGAKLTVVSVQDWDDTAVHVAQHNALVGRDAGFKSVVVTFGGDVVRLHPRVTYAAPGGEAEFYGLYFTDNGQHQEHRLFVDHEAQNCRSNVVYKGALQGQDAHAVWIGDVLIRAAATGTDTYELNRNLVLTDGARVDSVPNLEIETGEIVGAGHASATGRFDDEQLFYLMARGIPADEARRLVVRGFFAELVQQIGLPDVEERLIAKIEAELEASVA; encoded by the coding sequence ATGGCTGAGGCTCAGACAATCCCGGCGGGTTCGACAACCACCGGTTCGATCGCGGTGGCCGCCGAGTCCACCGTCGCCACCCGGATGAGCGCCCCGCCGTCCTACGACGTGGCGGACTTCCCGGTGCCGCACGGCCGCGAGGAGGAGTGGCGCTTCACGCCCCTCGCGCGCCTGAAGGGCCTGCACGACGGCACCGCCGTCGCCTCGGGCGCCGACCTGAAGGTGGACATCACCGCGCCCGAGGGCGTCACCCACGAACTGGTCGAGCGCGACGACCCGCGCGTCGGCAAGGCCGGCAAGCCCGTCGACCGGGTCGCCGCCCAGGCGTACAGCTCCTTCGAGAAGGCGTCGGTCGTCACGGTGCCCAAGGAGACGGTGCTCACCGAGCCGATCCGCATCGCCGTGCACGGCGAGGGCGGCACCGCCTTCGGCCACCAGGTCATCGAGCTGGGCGCGTTCGCCGAGGCCGTCGTCGTGATGGACCACACCGGCGACGCCACGCTCGCCGCCAACGTCGACTACATCATCGGCGACGGCGCCAAGCTGACCGTCGTCTCGGTGCAGGACTGGGACGACACCGCCGTCCACGTCGCCCAGCACAACGCGCTGGTCGGCCGGGACGCCGGCTTCAAGTCCGTGGTCGTCACCTTCGGCGGCGACGTGGTCCGGCTGCACCCGCGCGTCACGTACGCCGCGCCCGGCGGCGAGGCCGAGTTCTACGGCCTGTACTTCACCGACAACGGCCAGCACCAGGAGCACCGCCTCTTCGTCGACCACGAGGCGCAGAACTGCCGCTCCAACGTCGTCTACAAGGGCGCCCTCCAGGGCCAGGACGCGCACGCCGTCTGGATCGGCGACGTGCTCATCCGCGCCGCCGCCACCGGCACGGACACCTACGAGCTGAACCGCAACCTGGTGCTGACCGACGGCGCCCGGGTGGACTCGGTGCCCAACCTGGAGATCGAGACCGGCGAGATCGTCGGCGCGGGCCACGCTTCGGCCACCGGCCGCTTCGACGACGAGCAGCTCTTCTACCTGATGGCCCGCGGCATCCCGGCCGACGAGGCCCGCCGCCTGGTCGTCCGCGGCTTCTTCGCCGAACTCGTCCAGCAGATCGGTCTGCCGGACGTGGAGGAGCGCCTGATCGCCAAGATCGAGGCCGAGCTGGAAGCGTCCGTGGCATGA
- a CDS encoding non-heme iron oxygenase ferredoxin subunit encodes MTAAYVRACGLAELEEDSPKRVEIDGVPVSLVRTEGEVFAINDICSHANVSLSEGEVEDCSIECWLHGSSFDLRTGKPSGLPATQPVPVYPVKIEGEGPDASVLVSVTQES; translated from the coding sequence ATGACCGCCGCCTACGTACGCGCCTGCGGGCTGGCCGAACTGGAGGAGGACAGCCCCAAGCGCGTCGAGATCGACGGCGTGCCGGTCTCCCTCGTCCGTACCGAGGGCGAGGTGTTCGCGATCAACGACATCTGCTCGCACGCGAACGTCTCCCTGTCCGAGGGCGAGGTGGAGGACTGCTCCATCGAGTGCTGGCTGCACGGCTCCAGCTTCGACCTGCGCACCGGCAAGCCCTCCGGCCTGCCCGCGACGCAGCCCGTCCCCGTATACCCCGTAAAGATCGAAGGAGAGGGCCCGGACGCTTCCGTGCTCGTCTCCGTCACCCAGGAGTCCTGA